In the Deinococcus metalli genome, CGGCCTCCCGGCAGTTCCCAGCGGAACCCAATCCGGGTAAGCTGCGGGCGTGACCGACGCGCTCGCCACGCCGCCCGCGATGCTCGCCCAGGCCAAGACCCGGATGCGCGAACTGGCCGCCGCCTACGCGCTGGCCGTGCCCGGCCGGGACGCTCACAGCCTGATGGTGGGCCTGCCGGACGTGAAACTGCTGTTCATGCCCATGGGCGACCGCGACGGCGCCTACGACCCCGAACACCGCGTGATCATGATCAATTCCAGCGTGCGGCCCGAACGACAACGCTTTACCCTGGCGCACGAGATCAGCCACGCGCTGCTGCTGGGCGACGATGACCTGCTGAGCGACCTGCACGACGCCTTTGAGGGCGACCGGCTGGAGCAGGTGATCGAGACGCTGTGCAATACGGGCGCCGCCGCGATCCTGATCCCGGCAGATCTGATGCAGGACATGCTTCAGCGCTTCGGGCCGACTGGCCGGGCGCTGGGTGAACTGTCACGTCGGGCGGACGTGAGCGCGAGCACCGCGCTGTACACGCTGGCCGAGAACACGGCCGAGCCGGTCATCTACGCCGTGTGCGCCGTGACGCGCGCTGAGCGCGAGGACGGCACGCCCGCCGCGTCCGGCGGCCCGAAGGAACTCACGGTGCGGGCCAGCAGCGCTGCGCCCGGCGTGAAGTACTCCCTCCGGCCCGGCACGCCCATTCCCGCCGGGCACCCGGTCGAGACGGCGCTGGACACCCGGCTGCCCATCACGGAGGAATCCTTTGTGCCCTTCCGCTCCGGTCGGCGCATGCCGGCCCTCGTGGACGCCTTCCCGGACCGCTACCGGGTGATGGCGAGCTTCCAGCTGAGGCCGGACCGCGTGTCGCCGGCCGAGGCGGAGGGCGGCACCGACCCTTGACGCGATTTCACACCCTGGACTTCCGCCGCCCGGTGCCCGGCGCCGTGCGCACGCCGGATGGCTGGCGGCTGTCGTGGAGCGGCACGGCCGTCATGGGGATCGTGAACGTCACGCCGGACAGTTTCAGCGACGGGGGCGTGCACGCGGGGCTGGACGCGGCTCTGGCGTCGGCGCGGGGGATGCGGGCCGCGGGCGTCCTGATGGTGGATGTGGGCGGCGAGAGTACCCGGCCGGGCGCCGAGCCCGTCCCGGCCGAGCGCGAACTCGACCGCGTGCTGCCGCTGATCCGTGCGCTGGCCGGCGAGGACGTGGTGATCTCGGTGGACACCATGAAGCCCGAGGTGGCCGCCGGGGCGCTGCGGGCCGGCGCGCACGTGGTGAATGACGTGACCGGTCTGTGCGACCTGGAGATGGTCGAGGTCTGCGTGCAGGCCGGCGCGGCCGCGTGCGTCATGCACATGCAGGGCGAGCCGCGCACCATGCAGGTCTCGCCGCGCTACGACGACGTGGTGGGCGAGGTGAGCGACTTTCTGACCACGCGGGCCGGGGAGGTGCTCGCGGCCGGCGTGCCGGGCGTGCTCCTCGACCCCGGCATCGGCTTTGGCAAGACGCTGGAGCACAACCTGGCCCTGCTGCGCGCCCTGCCGCGCCTCACGGTGGGGCCGTGTCCGGTGCTGATCGGCGCGAGCCGCAAGCGGCTGATCGACTTCATCGCCGGGGTGCCGGTGGCCGCCGAGCGCGATCCCGGCAGCCTCGCGCTGCACCTGCACGCGGCGGCGAGCGGCGCGGCGCTGGTGCGGGCGCACGCAGCGGCCGCCCACGTCCAGGCGCTGCGTGTGCAGGCGGCGCTGGACGCGGTCCCCCAGGGGCTACACTCGGACGCGTGACGAGCCGGGTTGTCCTCGAGGGACTGGAATTCCACGCGCGGCACGGCGTGTACGACAGCGAGGCCGTGCTGGGCGCGCGTTTTGTGGTGGACGCCGAACTGCACTACGACTTCGCCGGACTCCCGGACGAGCTGGACCGCGCCGTGAACTACGCCGCCGTGTACGACGCAATCCGCGACGAGGTCACGGGCCGGCGCCACCGCCTGATTGAGGTGCTGACCGACCGCATCGCCCGGCGGGTGCTGCGCGACCAGCCCCGGCTGGCGCGCGTGGTGGTGCGGGTGCACAAGCCCTTCGCGCCGCTGCCCGGCGTGTTCCGCGACGTGTATGCCGAACTGAGCCTGGAGCGCGGGGACCTGAACGCGTGAGCATGGCCCACGTGGCGCTGGGGGCGAACCTGGGCCGCCCGCTGGAGACGCTGGTGTGGGCGGTGGACGAGGTCGCGCGCCTGGGGACGCGGCGCGGCGTGTCCGGCCTGTACCGCACCGCGCCGGTGGGTGGCCCGGCCGGGCAGCCGGACTACCTGAACGCGGTGCTGGCACTGGAGACCGCGCACTCTCCACGTGACCTGCTCGCCGCCCTGCACGCCATCGAGGCGCGGGCCGGGCGGAAACGCCGCGAGCGCTGGGCGGCCCGCGTGCTCGATCTCGACCTGATCACCTACGGCGACGTGGTCTCGGACGGCGTGGCGGGGGAGGGCGAGCCGCAGCTGCCCCACCCGCGCGCGTGGGAGCGGGCCTTCGTGCTGGCTCCGCTGGCCGACCTGAGCCCGGACCTGCGGCATCCCCGCAGCGGCGAGAGCGTGGCCGGGGCGCTCGCCCGCGTGGGCATGGCCGGCGTGCAGCGCGAGAGCGCGCCCGGATGGCCTCCGGCGTGACCATCCGTCGCGGGTGCCGGACGCTATGCTGGGAAGCGACATGAGCGAACTGACCCAGACGAAAAGCCGCTCGGGCGTGGGCCGCCCCCTGCTGTGGCTGGCGCTGCTGCTGAGCGTGGCCCTGCTGGGCTTCGTGACGGCGGTGGCGGTGCGGAACAATCCCATCTACAGCGACCGTGACGCCAACGGCATCAGCAAGTACCGCTTCATCGAGGAGTGCAAGGAGGCCGCCCTGGACGCCGAAACCCTGTCGGTCGGCGCCGGTGGGCAGTCCATTCCCCTGAAGACGCTGGTCACGCAGAGTCGGCCCCTGGCGACCGGCGAGCACGTCGCCACGTTGCTAGACGCCCCGGCGGCGGCTGTGGTGAGCGGCACGCAGCCCGTGGCGGGCGGCGGCTGGACGCTCGCAAACCTGCCCGTGACCATCAACATCGTCGGCAAGACGACCACCGCGCTGGGCCAGCTGCCCCTGCAATGCGCGTACGACAAGAAGGCCGGCAAGACCACCGCCCAGCTGCAACTCCCCGGTCAGGGCCAGTAGCGCCACTTCCTTTCTCCGCGCTGCCCACGGTTCCGGGCGGCGCGGCCTCACATCACGACGTCAAGGCCGCTTAGGCACTCCTCGGCGATCGCGCGGGCCAGCGGATCGCGGGTCGCTCGGGCATAGCTGACGCCCAGGTGCAGGTGGTGTTGCCCGCCGCGGGCGCCCACGAGTTCCAGCGTCTGGTAGAACGCGAGGTGCGTGTGCGCCAGAAGCACGTCGCGCGTGCGCTCGGGCGGCAGAACGCGCAGCAGCGCGAGCGCTTCCTCGTACGCGGCCAAGGCGCGGCGCTGGTCGCCCGCGACCGCCCACTCGCGCCCCAGTTGCAGGGCGCGGGCGGCGGTCAGGTACGCGCTGCGCATGGCCGGATTCTACGGCACGCGCTCCGCGTGTCGGCGCTGGCCGGGTGTTAGCCTGCCGGCATTCCACTGGAACACGCGCCGCCGGCGCTGGAGGTCAGCATGGACACCGCGAACGCCGCGCCGGAGCCGCGCGAGAGCATCTTTACCATCGAGGCCACGCCCGTGAAGTTTGGCCCCGGCGCCAGCGCGGATGCCGGGTGGGAACTCGGCCGCCTGGGCGTGGAGCGGGCCTTCGTGGTCATCGATCCGTATGTGCACGCGGCGGGCACGGCGCAGGGCGTGCTGGACAGCCTGCGCGCCGCCGGGGTGGACGTGGTGCTCTTCGACGACGTGGACACCGAACCGGAGCTGGCCGCGCTCCAGAGAGCAGTCGCGGCGGCCCGGGACGCGGCGCCGGACGGCTTTGTCGCCATCGGGGGCGGCAGCGCCATCGACACCGCGAAGGTCGCGAACCTCCTGACGACACACGGCGGCGAGATCATGGACTGGGTAAATCCGCCTGTCGGCGGGGGCCGCGTGCCGCCGGGGCCGCTGCGCCCGCTGCTCGCCGTTCCCACCACCTCCGGCAGCGGGTCGGAGGCGACGACCGTGGCGATCGTGGACCTGCCGCACCTGGGGATCAAGACCGGGATCAGCCACCGCGCGCTGCGGCCCGCGCAGGCGCTCGTCGATCCCCTCCTGACCCGCACGGCGCCCGCTGCCGTGACCGCTGCCGCCGGCCTGGACGTGGTCTGCCACGCCGCCGAGAGTTTCCTGAGCCGCCCCTACACCACCCGGCCCCGCCCGGAGTCACCTGCCGCGCGCCCGCCCTACCAGGGCAGCAACCCGGTCGCGGACCTGTGGTCGGCCGAGGCGCTGCGCACCGGGGGCCGCTTCCTGCGCCGCGCCGTGCAAGGCGGCGCCGACGTGGAAGCGCGCGGCTTCATGATGCTGGCCGCGACCATGGCTGGCGTGGGCTTCGGCTCGGCGGGCGTTCACATTCCACACGCGTGCGCGTATCCCATCGCGGGGCTGCGGCACGCCGCGCACCCCCCGGGCTACCCCGGCACGAAGGCGTTCATCCCGCACGGCGTGAGCGTGATCGTGACGGCCCCCGCCGCGTTCCGCTTCACCTTCGATGCCGACCCTGCCAAGCACGTCCTGGCCGCTGAATATCTGACGGGCGAGCCGCAGATGCCCGGCGATCGCGAGGCCCTGCCGCGGGCGCTGACGGCCCTGATGCGCGACGTGGGCGCCCCCACCCGCCTGCGCGACCTCGGCTACGGCAAGGCCGACCTACCCGCGCTGATCGACGGCGCGCTGAAACAGCAGCGGCTGCTGGCCGTGGCGCCCATCACGCCGGGCCGGGACGATCTGGAGCGCATCCTGCGCGAGTCGCTGTAGAGGATCAGCCCTCCAGTGCAATGACCGTGATGGTTCCGGACGCGGCCGGACCGTCGATGGTCAGCACCTCCAGCCGGCACGGCACGTCGTCGCGGCCCAGTTCGCGCGTCAGGTAGGTCAGGGCGGCGCGGTGCATCAGCGCGAGCTTGCGCGGCGTGACGGACTCCGCCGCGCTGCCGTGGGCTGCCCGGAGCCGCTGGCGCACCTCGGTGAACACCAGCGTGCCGTCCGCCTCGCGGGTCACGACGTCGATCTCGCCGCCCGGAATGCGGTAGTTGCGCGCCACGACCTCCCGGCCCAGGGCGCGCAGGTGCGTCTCGGCGCGGGCCTCGGCGTCCGCGCCCTTCACGCCGGTCCGTCCCTCACGTCACGCCAGCCACGCGGCCCAGCCGGTGAAGTCCGGCACGGTCAGCGACGCGCCCGCGTCCAGCAGGGCCTGCGGGGGCGCGGTGGTCGTCAGGGCCACCACGCGGCAGCCCGCACCGGCCGCGCTGCGCACGCCGTTGACCGCGTCCTCGTGCGCCAGGCACTCGGCGGCGTCCACGCCCAGCCGCTGCGCGCCCAGCAGGAACGGTTCCGGGTGCGGCTTCCCGCGCGACACGTCCTCGCCCGTCACTCGGCTCACGAAACGTGCTCCGAAGCCCAGCTGCGCCATGCCGAAGGCCACGTTCGGCAGGCCGGCGCTCGTGACCAGTGCGAAGGGAATGCCGCGGGCGTCCAGGGCGTCCAGGTACGCGCTCAGGCCCGCGACCTCGCTCAGCGCGCCGGCGGCCAGCTCGCGGTAGCGGCCCTCCTTGGCGTCCTCGAAGCGGGCGGCCAAGTCGGCGTCCGGCGCGCGGCCGGTCAGGCGCTCGATGATCTCCGGGTTGCGGCCGCCGTCCACCTTGGTGTCCAGGTCCTCCTCGGTCAGGTGCAGGTCCAGCACGGTGCGTGCGGTCTCCGCCCACGCCTGCCGGTGGTGGTGGTTGTTCGCGGTGAGCACGCCGTCCATGTCGAACAGCACGCCTGCGGGGCGCCAGGGCCAGGAATCCTTCATGCGCCCAGTGTCACGCATCCTCCGGGCCATGACCCAGCTCCATGAGCAGATCACGGTACAGCCGCGCGGCGTTCGCGCGCACCTCGTCCAGCGTGGCGTCCTCGCCCGAGAGCTCCACCGCGGCGTCCAGCGCCTGTGCCAGCACCGCCGCGTACACCGGCCAGCGGCCCGGCGGGAGCGGGGCGTCATCCACGTCCGGCGCGCCGCCGTCCAGGGCGTGCAGGGCGGACTCGGCCGCGGCACGTTCGGCGTCCTTCTTGCTGCGCCCCGTACCGCCCGCCCCCAGGGGGTGCCCGCCCACCAGCACGCGGGCACGGAACGTCAGGTCATGCGGCGGGCCGCTCGCCTCGGCCTCGAAGGTCGCCGCGCCCAGGCCCAGCGCCGACAGGCGCGCGATCAGGTCACCCTTGGCATTCATTCCCCAGAGCGTACCGCGCCCGCCCGCCGCGCTAGCCTGCGCGCATGACTCCGCGTGTCCGGCGATGGCTGCTGTCCGGCCTGGGCTTCCTGTGCACCGCTGCGGCCGCGGTCACGCCGACCGCCCCAGTGCAGCCCGGTCAGGTGTGGACGCTCAGCGCCACGACCGCCGACGGCGAGCGGTTCCGCACCACCCTGCGCGTGGACACCACGCCACCGACCGGCACGCCCGCCACCTACCGCGCGGACCGGGGCGCCCTGATCCTCGATCCGGCCCGCGGCACCCTGATCGCCCTGGATCTGCTCGACGCGCGCCAGGGCGGAGTGGGGCTCGCGTGCGTGGTCGAAGGCCCGCTGGACGCGCTGGAAGTGGAGGGCGTGCTCGCCAGCGGCACCCTGGCCGACCTGCCCGCCCGCCTGGAGACGGCCCTGGCCGTGATCGGCGTGGCCCATACGCCCGCGGACCGCGCGGCCGCCGTGCAGGAGCTGAAGCTCGGCACGTGTACCCTGACGCACGCGCCGTGAGCCGGCTCAGCGGACGCGCTCGATGACCAGCGCCGTCGCGTTGTCCGGCGCGCCCGCCGCGAGGGCGAGGTCGATCAGCCGGTCCACCAGCTCCTGAAGGGGCAGCGTGTCCAGCAGCGGCATCAGCTCTGCGTCCGGCACCTCGCCCCACACGCCGTCGCTGACGAGCAGCACGCGGTCGCCCGGCGTCAGCTCGAGCGGCGCGTCGAGCGTCTGTACATAGTTGTCCTGCGGCACCCGCAGGCTGCCCAGCGAGCGCAGCACCTTGTTGCGTTCCGGGCTGGTCTGCGCCTCCTCGGGCGTCATCTGGCCGGACGCGACCATCGCCGCCACGTACGAGTGGTCGCGGCTCAGTTGCCGCACGACGCCGCCCTGCCGGACGTACGCGCGCGTGTCGCCCACGTGGCCGAGCTGGAGCTGCGGCCCACGCACGTCCACACCGCTGAAGGTGCAGCCGCCGTCGCGCCCGACCATCGCGGCGAGCACAGCCGCGTTCGCGTCCCACACCATCTCCGGCAGGGTGGTCTTCTCCGAATTCAGGAAGGCCTGCACGGCCGCCGCGCTTGCCACCTCGCCCGCCGCCATGCCGCCCATGCCGTCGGACACGCACGCGCGCAGCGCCACCGTGGACGTGGCGTGTACGCCGAGTTGCCGCCACGTGAAGCCGTAGCTGTCCTCGTTCATGGGCCGCTCCGGGTTCAGGCCCACCGAGGTCGCCGCCGCCACGTGGTACGCGGGCAGGGCGGGCAGGGCCAGCGTTTTCAGGGCCGCGAGCACCTGTGCGGGCTCCAGCCGCTTCAGGGGCGGCCCCAGCATGCCGCGCAGCAGCTGCGGTACGCCCGCCACGGACAGGCCGCCCAGCACGGCATCCGACGCGCCCTCGGGCGGCAGCGTGCCCCCGGTCAGCCACGTGTACAGCAGCGCACCCAGCGCGTACACGCCGCTGCGCGCGTCCACCGGCTGGCCCGCCAGCACCTCCGGCGGCGTGTAGCCCTCGCGCACGGCGACCTCCGGCACGTCGCCCACGCGGGCCACGCGCGGCGGGAAGCGCAGGCGCAGGCCCTGCGGCGTCACGCGCGGCGCGTCCGGGTCGAGGTCCACCACGGCGAGGCCCTGTTTTTCCAGCGCGAAGATCAGCCGGGCCAGCTCTGTGATGTGGGCAAGCGCGGCGCCCGCGTCCAGCGGCGCCCGCAGCGGCTCGCCGCCCACCGGGTCGAGCACATGCAGCGTGCCCGCCTGCGTGAAGCGCGGCAGCGCCCGGTGCGGCTGCGCCCGCGCCCACAGCGGCTCCGGCCGCGCGTACACCTCGACGCTCGGCCCGCTCGCCAGCGGACTCGCGATGAACCACCCGCGCCCCATATCCTCGTTGAGGTGGTAGCCGTCCACCTCGTCGCCCACCGCCGGGCCGCTGGTGGGCGCGCTGGGAGCGTAGACCTCCTCCTCCAGATCGTTCGAGAAGCCGACCGGGGCGGGGGCGGGAGAGGGGACTGGGGTCGGTGTGGGAAGCGGTGGAGCGGCCGGCACAGGCGTTGAGTCCGCCTGCGGCTCCTCGTTCTCGACTGACCCGGCAGCGGGGATGGAAAGAGGAGCGTGGGAGGGCTCAGCGCTGCGTTCGTCTCCAGTCACCGTGGGCGCATCGTCGGCTGGAATGAACTCTGTATGCTCCGCTGCCGGAAGCTCGGCCGGCAGCGCGTCCTCGCCCAGCACAGGCAGCGGGTGCTCGCCCGTGTCGAAGGCAGTCAGGTCGGGTTCGGCGGCCTCGGCCGGCGCGGCGTCCTGCACCTGCGCCTTGTTGCCGAAGAGGTCGCGTAACGTCGCGGCCGTGTCCTCCCAGTCCTGGGGCTGGGGCCTGTCATCCGTGTCGGCCATCAGCCCTGGTGGAAGGTCAGCATCAGGTTCCCGAAGGCCAGCTCGTCGCCGTCGTGCAGCGGGGCGGGTTCCTGCAACCGGGGCGAGAACGCACTCTCTCCGGCCCGCTTGACATACACGCCGTTGGTGGAGCCCAGGTCGCGCACGGTCCACACGCCGTTCTCGCGGTACAGCTCGGCGTGGCGGCGGCTGATGTGCTCCTGGCCGCCCATGCCGGTCAGGTCGATGTCCACCGGGCCGCTCGACGCGTCGAAGCGCCCCACGACCAGCCGCTCGCCGTGCAGCGGAATGAACTCGCCGGTGGGCGCGCCGTACTTCTTGATGCCCAGCTTCGCGGGCATGTCCGACGGCGCCGCGGTGGGGGCCGTGGGCGCGGGTGCTGCGGCGGCGACGGGCGCCGGTTCGGTGACGTCCGGGCTGGTAGCCGTGGTCTCAGCAGCGCCCGTCTCGGGCAGGGCGGCGCCGGGTGCCGCGGCGTCCGCCGTGCTGGCCGGGGTGGCGTCCGGGCTCTCGGTCATGGGCATGTCGGGCACGCCCGCCGCGAGTTCCGGGGTGTCCGGCGTCTGCACGGCCGGGCTGTGCGGCACGGGGGCGTCCGGCGGCGTCAGGTCGCCGTCCACGAGCGCCGGGGTGGGGTCGGTGGGGCTGGCCGGGGCGGGCGCGGCGGCCTGCTGGGGGCTCAGCTCCACGCCGCAGCCCTCGCAATAGGTGGTGCCATCGGGGTTGACGGTGCCGCAGACGGTGCAGGTGATCGACATGGTGTGTTCCTCCGGGGAATGGGTGGGCGGAAACCGGGGCGGCTAGATGCGGCGGACGAGCCGCAGGACGAAGATCGAGAGGACGGCCGCGATGACGCCCAGCGCCGCGACGGTCGGCCAGTGCAGGCTGGCACCCTGGGCGTACAGCACGGTCAGGCCCGCCGCGCCCAGGGGCAGCGCGACCGGCAGCGCCAGCCACGCGAGCTGCCCGGCCGCGAAGCCCGCCGCCGCCCCGATCACGCCCGCGACCGCCAGCCCCGCCGTGCCGAGCTGCCCGATGGCCGGGAGAAGCGCGGGCAGCTGCGCCAGCCCCGTCACGCCGCCCAGGCCCACGCACAGCGCGACCAGCAGCGTGCGTGGCAGCGGAGTGCGGCGCGGCGGCATCGGAATGTTCGGTGGGGCCGGCTGGGGAACCGGCGCCGGCTTCTGCGGCAGCGTCACCGGGGCCACCGGCGCGGGTGCCGGCTTCGGCGCGACCGGCGCGGGCGTCGGGGTGGGTTGCGGCCGTGGCTGGGGCGCCGGGGTCGGCTGGGGCGGGGGCCGGGTGGTCGGTGCCGGGGCCGGTCGTGGCTGTGGGGCCGGCGTCGGTGCCGGCGTGGGCGGTGGCCGAGGCGCCGGGGGGGCCGGCGTGGGCGCAGGGCGCGGCGTGACGGGCGTCGCCTGGAGCGGTCCGACCAGCAGTTCTTCCAGCGCGCGGGCCGTCTGCGGGCGGTCTTCCACGCGCAGCGCCATGGACTTCTCGATCGCCCGGCGCAGCGGCGTGGGCGTGCCGGGTGGCAGCGCCGGCAGCGGCGTGCCCAGCATCAGGTCGGTGGCGGCGGGCGGCATCTGGCCGGTCAGGGCGTGGTGCAGGGTCGCACCCAGCGAGTAGATGTCGGTGTAGGGGCCGTAGCGGGCGCTGTTGCCGTACTGCTCCAGCGGCGCGTAGCCGGGCGTCACCAGCCGCGTGTGGCTGACCGTCTGGCCCGGCGCGTAGGCGCGCACCGACCCGAAGTCGATCAGCACGATCCGCCCGGACTTGTGCAGGAAGACGTTGTCCGGCTTGATGTCGCGGTGCAGCAGCCCGGCCCCGTGCACGAGTTCCAGCGTCCGCGTCAGGGAGCGCGCGACCTCCAGCGCCACCGCCGGCGGCAGCGGGCCGTTCTTCTCGATGGCGCCCCCCAGCGTCATGCCCTCCAGGAACTCCATCACGAGGTATGCGGTGCCGTTCTCCTCGAAATAATTCAGGACGCGCACGATACCGGGGTCGTTGAAGCGAGCCAGCACCTTCGCCTCGTCCAGGAAGCGCTTCTTGGTTTCCTGGAACTCGGCGGGGCTGAGGTTGCCGGGCGGCACGACGGTCGCCACGCGGCGCTGCGAGCCGTCCACGAACAGTTCCTTGACGGCCACGCGCAGGCCCAGCCGCACGTCCTGGGCGTCGTAGGTGATGCCGAAGCCCCCGCGGCCCAGCACGCGGCTGAGCACATACTGCCCGCCCGCCAGCGTGCACCCGGCCGGCAGCGCCAGCGCGGCCGTGACTGCTTTGGCCGCCGCCGACGCCGCCGCGGGCGTGAGCGGGGCGCCGCATGTGCGGCACACCGTGTCCGCCGCGCCGACGGGCGAGCCGCACACCGGGCAGGTCGGGCCGCTCACAGCCCCTTCAAGCGCCGGTCATCCGCCGGATGTCCTCGTCCGAGGGCAGGGTGCCGTCCGAGGTCTTGAGGGTCTGGGTCTTGGCGCCCAGCCGCATGGTCTTGGCCGTGCCCAGCGAGATGGTTTTGGAACTGCCCAGTTCCCCGATGGCCCGGTCGAGCACCTGCGTCATCGCGCCGTTGCCGAGGCGCTGGGTCATGGAGCGCGCCAGTTCCAGGGTCTTGGCGGCCTGCGCCGGATCGCTCCGCGCCTCGCGGGTGGCCTGCGCGACCAGACCCTCGATGTTGCGCTGCTGTACCCACTGCATGACCGCCGGATCGACGCGGGCGGCCATCGACTCATTGCCCGTGAACTCCACGACCACGTCCAGCGGGGGCAGCTCGCCGCGGTAGTTCGCGCCGGGCACCTGATACGTCAGGCCCAGCTGCGCCAGCCGCATGCGGGCGGCGGGCCGTGCGGGCAGCGTGAACTCCAGCACGTACGTCGCGCCGATGCCGGCCTCCACGTTCCCGAGCTGGAGGGGACCGTCGGCGCGGGCGACCTCGGTCTGGGTGGGCTGCACGCGCGTCACGCGGTCGAGCACCACGTCCTTGACGGTTCGGACGCTCAGGGCGACGTTCGTGACGACCTCGTTCGCGGCCTGCTTCAGGTCGCCCAGCAGCGCCAGCGGCAGCTCGGTGGCGCGCACGGCGGGCGGCTGCGGGTTGTCGGTGTCGGGCACCACGTCGATGGGCTGGCCCTGCGTGCGGTCGGTGATCAGGGTCAGCAGTTCGGTGTTGACCTCGTCGCCCACGCCGACCGTCGTCACGGGAATCTGGAGCCCGGCCAGCACGCCCGCCTGCTCCTCCACGACCGGCGCGTCGAAGGCCTGCCCGTCGGTCAGCAGCACCATGCGGCGGCTGCCGGTCTCGCCCTGGAGCAGCTTGGCACCGGCCTGCATGCCCAGGCCCATGTTCGTGCCGCCCGAGTACCAGTCGAGCCGCTCCACGCCGGCCAGCAGCCGCTGCGTGTCGGTCGCGGGCGTGAAGGGAACGAGCACGTCCGCCATGTCGTCGAACTTCACCAGCGCCAGGCGGTCTTCGGGGCGCAGCAGATCAGACTGGATGATGCCGTTCAGCGCCTCAGTGAGCAGTTCCAGCTTGTTGCGCGCGCCCTTGACGATCTCGTACTTCTTGCCGTCCACGGTGGTCGTCCGGCCGGTCGTGCCGGTGGGCTCGGTCACGACCTCGCGCATGGAGCCGCTGGTGTCCACCACGAACACCACGCTCAGGTCCGGGCGGGCCGCCTGCGCCTGCGCGGTGGGAGTGACGGTCAGGGTCAGGAACAGTTTCTGCCCGGCGGTCTGGGCGAGCAGGAACTCACGGTGGGGGTGGACCTTGGCCTCAAGCATGCAGTTCTCCTTGTCCGCCCTCCATTATGGGCAGTCCAGCTGAATGGTTCCCGAATCCTCCCTGAAGGCGACTCAGCGCAGCGCGTCCAGCAGCGCGTCCGTGTCCGGCCACACGAACACGACCTCGCGAAGCGGCCAGCCGTCCGCGTCCTGCTCCACCACGGCAACCTCCTGTCCGCCCAGCGCCGCGTACCACGCGCGCACCGGGTTGCCCTCCAGCGTGCCCAGACCGACGCTCCGTGCGCCCCGCCCGCGCAGCGCCTCCACTGCGGCCCGCAGCAGCGCCGCGCCGTGTCCGTGTCCGCGCGACTCCGGCCGGACGTGCAGCGCCAGCACCTCCGCGTCCGCACCGTGGAATGGGTGCACCCGTGCCAGAACGTAGCCCACCACCTCCCTGCCGTCCCGCGCGACGAGCAGCACGTCGGCCGGGTGATCCGTGAGCCACGTCATCCAGTCGCCGGTCTGTTCCTCCACACCCACGCCGTCCCAGAAGCCCGGCGGGCACAGGGGGGCGTAGTCGTGGCGGTAGTTGCGAACCTGCACCGCCGCCACGCCGGGCGCGTCGGAAGGAACGAAGGAGCG is a window encoding:
- a CDS encoding HAD family hydrolase, with product MKDSWPWRPAGVLFDMDGVLTANNHHHRQAWAETARTVLDLHLTEEDLDTKVDGGRNPEIIERLTGRAPDADLAARFEDAKEGRYRELAAGALSEVAGLSAYLDALDARGIPFALVTSAGLPNVAFGMAQLGFGARFVSRVTGEDVSRGKPHPEPFLLGAQRLGVDAAECLAHEDAVNGVRSAAGAGCRVVALTTTAPPQALLDAGASLTVPDFTGWAAWLA
- a CDS encoding putative dsRNA-binding protein; protein product: MNAKGDLIARLSALGLGAATFEAEASGPPHDLTFRARVLVGGHPLGAGGTGRSKKDAERAAAESALHALDGGAPDVDDAPLPPGRWPVYAAVLAQALDAAVELSGEDATLDEVRANAARLYRDLLMELGHGPEDA
- the folB gene encoding dihydroneopterin aldolase — its product is MTSRVVLEGLEFHARHGVYDSEAVLGARFVVDAELHYDFAGLPDELDRAVNYAAVYDAIRDEVTGRRHRLIEVLTDRIARRVLRDQPRLARVVVRVHKPFAPLPGVFRDVYAELSLERGDLNA
- a CDS encoding ImmA/IrrE family metallo-endopeptidase; the protein is MTDALATPPAMLAQAKTRMRELAAAYALAVPGRDAHSLMVGLPDVKLLFMPMGDRDGAYDPEHRVIMINSSVRPERQRFTLAHEISHALLLGDDDLLSDLHDAFEGDRLEQVIETLCNTGAAAILIPADLMQDMLQRFGPTGRALGELSRRADVSASTALYTLAENTAEPVIYAVCAVTRAEREDGTPAASGGPKELTVRASSAAPGVKYSLRPGTPIPAGHPVETALDTRLPITEESFVPFRSGRRMPALVDAFPDRYRVMASFQLRPDRVSPAEAEGGTDP
- the folP gene encoding dihydropteroate synthase, producing the protein MTRFHTLDFRRPVPGAVRTPDGWRLSWSGTAVMGIVNVTPDSFSDGGVHAGLDAALASARGMRAAGVLMVDVGGESTRPGAEPVPAERELDRVLPLIRALAGEDVVISVDTMKPEVAAGALRAGAHVVNDVTGLCDLEMVEVCVQAGAAACVMHMQGEPRTMQVSPRYDDVVGEVSDFLTTRAGEVLAAGVPGVLLDPGIGFGKTLEHNLALLRALPRLTVGPCPVLIGASRKRLIDFIAGVPVAAERDPGSLALHLHAAASGAALVRAHAAAAHVQALRVQAALDAVPQGLHSDA
- a CDS encoding hydroxyacid-oxoacid transhydrogenase — protein: MDTANAAPEPRESIFTIEATPVKFGPGASADAGWELGRLGVERAFVVIDPYVHAAGTAQGVLDSLRAAGVDVVLFDDVDTEPELAALQRAVAAARDAAPDGFVAIGGGSAIDTAKVANLLTTHGGEIMDWVNPPVGGGRVPPGPLRPLLAVPTTSGSGSEATTVAIVDLPHLGIKTGISHRALRPAQALVDPLLTRTAPAAVTAAAGLDVVCHAAESFLSRPYTTRPRPESPAARPPYQGSNPVADLWSAEALRTGGRFLRRAVQGGADVEARGFMMLAATMAGVGFGSAGVHIPHACAYPIAGLRHAAHPPGYPGTKAFIPHGVSVIVTAPAAFRFTFDADPAKHVLAAEYLTGEPQMPGDREALPRALTALMRDVGAPTRLRDLGYGKADLPALIDGALKQQRLLAVAPITPGRDDLERILRESL
- a CDS encoding protein phosphatase 2C domain-containing protein, giving the protein MADTDDRPQPQDWEDTAATLRDLFGNKAQVQDAAPAEAAEPDLTAFDTGEHPLPVLGEDALPAELPAAEHTEFIPADDAPTVTGDERSAEPSHAPLSIPAAGSVENEEPQADSTPVPAAPPLPTPTPVPSPAPAPVGFSNDLEEEVYAPSAPTSGPAVGDEVDGYHLNEDMGRGWFIASPLASGPSVEVYARPEPLWARAQPHRALPRFTQAGTLHVLDPVGGEPLRAPLDAGAALAHITELARLIFALEKQGLAVVDLDPDAPRVTPQGLRLRFPPRVARVGDVPEVAVREGYTPPEVLAGQPVDARSGVYALGALLYTWLTGGTLPPEGASDAVLGGLSVAGVPQLLRGMLGPPLKRLEPAQVLAALKTLALPALPAYHVAAATSVGLNPERPMNEDSYGFTWRQLGVHATSTVALRACVSDGMGGMAAGEVASAAAVQAFLNSEKTTLPEMVWDANAAVLAAMVGRDGGCTFSGVDVRGPQLQLGHVGDTRAYVRQGGVVRQLSRDHSYVAAMVASGQMTPEEAQTSPERNKVLRSLGSLRVPQDNYVQTLDAPLELTPGDRVLLVSDGVWGEVPDAELMPLLDTLPLQELVDRLIDLALAAGAPDNATALVIERVR
- the folK gene encoding 2-amino-4-hydroxy-6-hydroxymethyldihydropteridine diphosphokinase — encoded protein: MAHVALGANLGRPLETLVWAVDEVARLGTRRGVSGLYRTAPVGGPAGQPDYLNAVLALETAHSPRDLLAALHAIEARAGRKRRERWAARVLDLDLITYGDVVSDGVAGEGEPQLPHPRAWERAFVLAPLADLSPDLRHPRSGESVAGALARVGMAGVQRESAPGWPPA
- a CDS encoding YraN family protein, which gives rise to MKGADAEARAETHLRALGREVVARNYRIPGGEIDVVTREADGTLVFTEVRQRLRAAHGSAAESVTPRKLALMHRAALTYLTRELGRDDVPCRLEVLTIDGPAASGTITVIALEG